One Halogeometricum sp. S1BR25-6 DNA segment encodes these proteins:
- a CDS encoding DUF7558 family protein — translation MQQTLSGCAFCDSPPGAEMGEAHTWGKDERVTHPICVDCATQTRSDPDERDHHACDGCGLVVDALAALTRFRVELGHLEGPLQLCARCSPGGLATYWTRDLEEHLVDG, via the coding sequence ATGCAACAGACGCTTTCTGGGTGTGCGTTCTGCGATTCACCGCCCGGTGCAGAGATGGGCGAGGCGCATACGTGGGGGAAAGACGAACGGGTGACGCACCCAATCTGTGTCGACTGCGCCACCCAGACGCGGTCGGATCCCGACGAGCGCGACCACCACGCCTGCGACGGGTGCGGACTGGTCGTCGACGCCCTCGCGGCACTTACCCGGTTCCGCGTCGAACTCGGCCATCTCGAGGGGCCGCTCCAACTGTGTGCTCGCTGTAGCCCTGGTGGGCTCGCGACGTACTGGACGCGTGACCTCGAGGAGCATCTCGTGGACGGGTGA